A window of the Amycolatopsis solani genome harbors these coding sequences:
- a CDS encoding Crp/Fnr family transcriptional regulator: MDETLARAGIFQGVEPAAAEALAQTLESVEFPRGHVIFNEGEPGDKLYIIQSGKVKIGRKSPDGRENLLGIFGPSDMFGELSIFDPGPRTSSATTVTEVRAVTMDRPALRQWISTRPEIAEQLLRVVARRLRRTNNMVAELIFTDVPGRVARALLQLAQRFGSQEAGLLRVTHDLTQEEIAQYVGASRETVNKALADFAHRGWLRLEGKSVLILDPERLARRAR; the protein is encoded by the coding sequence GTGGATGAAACCCTGGCCCGTGCGGGCATTTTCCAGGGTGTGGAGCCGGCAGCGGCGGAGGCGCTGGCCCAGACCTTGGAATCCGTGGAGTTCCCCCGCGGCCACGTCATCTTCAACGAGGGTGAACCCGGCGACAAGCTGTACATCATCCAGTCCGGCAAGGTGAAGATCGGCCGCAAGTCCCCGGACGGGCGCGAGAACCTGCTGGGCATCTTCGGCCCGTCGGACATGTTCGGCGAGCTGTCCATCTTCGACCCGGGCCCCCGGACGTCGAGCGCGACCACGGTCACCGAGGTCCGCGCGGTCACCATGGACCGCCCGGCCCTGCGCCAGTGGATCTCGACCCGCCCGGAGATCGCCGAGCAGCTGCTGCGCGTGGTCGCGCGCCGCCTGCGCCGGACGAACAACATGGTCGCGGAACTGATCTTCACCGACGTCCCCGGCCGCGTGGCGCGCGCGCTGCTGCAGCTCGCGCAGCGGTTCGGCAGCCAGGAGGCCGGCCTGCTGCGGGTCACGCACGACCTGACGCAGGAAGAGATCGCCCAGTACGTCGGCGCGTCCCGCGAGACCGTCAACAAGGCCCTCGCCGACTTCGCCCACCGCGGCTGGCTGCGGCTCGAAGGCAAGAGCGTGCTGATCCTGGACCCGGAGCGCCTGGCTCGCCGCGCTCGCTGA
- a CDS encoding DNA polymerase III subunit beta codes for MDVTAPAHRLSAAVSAASRLLPARAGLRLRAGASGLTVDGSDPDLTVRFDCPATTHTDGSVVVPAAPLVETLKVLDAELVRLVVEGSRLALRLDNARFALPLLPATEADGGPPAQVSEVDGAAFASALRIVAGTAAKDDPLPLFTGVRLQAAGDRLTLTASDRYRMAVARLPLLSPGELDVLVPAALLAEAARQSRGRVGLHVGPGRFGVSWPGGLVATAVLDAGFLSEDSIHSGSVDTTVSLPADTLAAAIRRVGVYAEDRRVLTLEVGDAQVRLASARQDTGEAEETLKADVRGGRTSPSFQARYLLDALQAFGGERVELSIQPGMRACVLRAAEPGEVELTYYLMPMLSR; via the coding sequence ATGGACGTCACCGCTCCTGCCCACCGCCTCTCGGCGGCCGTCTCCGCTGCTTCGCGCCTGCTGCCTGCCCGCGCCGGGCTGCGGCTGCGGGCCGGCGCGAGCGGGTTGACGGTCGACGGCAGCGATCCGGATCTCACCGTCCGGTTCGACTGCCCGGCGACCACGCACACCGACGGTTCGGTCGTCGTCCCGGCCGCGCCGCTGGTGGAGACGCTGAAGGTGCTCGACGCCGAGCTGGTGCGCCTGGTCGTCGAAGGCAGCCGCCTGGCCCTGCGGCTGGACAACGCCCGCTTCGCGCTCCCTCTCCTCCCGGCCACCGAGGCGGACGGCGGCCCGCCCGCCCAAGTGTCCGAAGTGGACGGTGCGGCGTTCGCCTCGGCGTTGCGGATCGTCGCGGGCACGGCGGCGAAGGACGACCCCCTCCCGCTGTTCACCGGCGTCCGCCTCCAGGCGGCGGGCGACCGGCTGACGCTGACGGCGTCCGACCGCTACCGGATGGCGGTGGCGCGCCTGCCCCTGCTCTCCCCCGGTGAGCTGGACGTCCTGGTCCCGGCGGCCCTGCTGGCGGAGGCGGCCCGCCAGTCCCGCGGGAGGGTGGGTCTGCACGTCGGCCCGGGCCGCTTCGGCGTGAGCTGGCCCGGCGGCCTGGTCGCCACGGCGGTGCTGGACGCGGGCTTCCTGTCCGAGGACTCGATCCACTCGGGCTCGGTCGACACGACGGTGTCGTTACCGGCGGACACACTGGCGGCGGCCATCCGCCGCGTGGGCGTGTACGCGGAGGACCGCCGGGTCCTGACCCTGGAGGTGGGCGACGCCCAGGTCCGCCTGGCGAGCGCCCGCCAGGACACGGGCGAAGCGGAGGAAACCCTGAAGGCGGACGTCCGCGGCGGCCGGACATCCCCGTCGTTCCAGGCGCGCTACCTGCTCGACGCACTGCAGGCGTTCGGCGGGGAGCGGGTGGAGCTGTCCATCCAGCCGGGAATGCGGGCGTGCGTCCTGCGGGCGGCGGAGCCGGGGGAGGTGGAACTGACGTACTACTTGATGCCGATGCTCAGCCGATGA
- a CDS encoding Lrp/AsnC family transcriptional regulator: MESGLLDALDRRLAHALQLDGRASFSTIASVLGVSDQTVARRYRKLRSSGVLRVVGVPEAAPLGQVHWLVRLGCVPDAAAAIAAALARRDDTQWVSLMSGGTEIVCFIRTPLREETDGLLLGRLPKTPRVVSMTAYRLLRRFAGGPAGWPGRSNALSAAEVAALRRPPPSEAYRPESGDPALLAALAHDGRADMSTLAAASGRSESTVRRRLEALRTSGALYFDVEVDAALLGYPLTATLWLTVAPSALESAGQALASHPQVAFAAATTGPANLVANVGCRDDAALYSYLADDLGGLPGVRQVETAPMIRTLKRFGTLTPL; encoded by the coding sequence GTGGAATCCGGCCTCCTCGACGCCCTCGACCGGCGGCTGGCGCACGCGCTGCAGCTGGACGGCCGGGCATCGTTCAGCACGATCGCATCGGTGCTGGGCGTCTCGGACCAAACGGTGGCCCGGCGCTACCGGAAGCTGCGCTCGTCCGGGGTGCTGCGGGTGGTTGGCGTCCCGGAGGCGGCGCCGCTGGGCCAGGTCCACTGGCTGGTCCGCCTCGGCTGCGTCCCGGACGCGGCGGCCGCGATCGCCGCCGCGCTGGCCCGCCGCGACGACACACAGTGGGTCAGCCTGATGTCCGGCGGCACGGAGATCGTGTGCTTCATCCGGACGCCCCTGCGCGAGGAAACGGACGGCCTCCTGCTGGGCCGGCTGCCGAAGACGCCCCGGGTGGTGTCGATGACGGCGTACCGCCTGCTGCGCCGGTTCGCGGGCGGCCCGGCGGGCTGGCCGGGACGGTCGAACGCGCTGTCGGCCGCGGAAGTCGCCGCGCTACGCCGCCCACCCCCGTCGGAGGCCTACCGTCCGGAGTCCGGCGACCCGGCCCTCCTGGCGGCCTTGGCCCACGACGGCCGCGCCGACATGTCGACATTGGCCGCGGCCTCGGGCCGCTCGGAGTCGACGGTCCGCCGTCGTCTGGAGGCCCTCCGCACGTCGGGCGCGCTGTACTTCGACGTCGAGGTGGACGCGGCCCTGCTGGGCTACCCCCTGACGGCGACGCTCTGGCTGACGGTGGCCCCGTCGGCCCTGGAGTCGGCAGGCCAGGCGTTGGCTTCGCATCCGCAGGTCGCCTTCGCGGCGGCGACCACGGGCCCGGCGAACCTGGTGGCCAACGTCGGCTGCCGCGACGACGCGGCGCTGTATTCGTACCTCGCCGACGACCTGGGTGGGCTGCCCGGGGTGCGCCAGGTGGAGACGGCCCCGATGATCAGGACGTTGAAGCGCTTCGGCACCTTGACGCCCCTGTAG
- a CDS encoding NUDIX hydrolase, protein MIGPLVEPESVPEWLRPLVKVSGEVDSKTFTRFSPPEAAYTRAAAVLILFGEREADGEPDVLLQRRADTLGSHAGQVSFPGGGAEEGDGGPIGTALREAEEETGVVPSGVRPVAVLPELFVPVSGFAVTPVLAHWAEPSPVHAVDPAETASVARVAVADLVDPANRFTVKKAGAPWKGPAFEVSGLFVWGFTAGLLSVLLSLGGWEREWDPGDVRDLDEALAAYRARVLNEG, encoded by the coding sequence GTGATCGGACCACTGGTCGAGCCGGAGTCGGTGCCCGAGTGGCTGCGGCCGCTGGTCAAGGTGAGCGGCGAGGTCGACTCGAAGACGTTCACGCGGTTCAGCCCGCCCGAAGCGGCGTACACGCGTGCCGCGGCGGTCCTCATCCTCTTCGGCGAGCGCGAAGCCGACGGCGAACCCGACGTCCTCCTGCAGCGGCGCGCCGACACCCTCGGCTCGCACGCCGGGCAGGTCTCGTTCCCGGGCGGCGGCGCCGAGGAGGGCGACGGCGGCCCGATCGGCACCGCGCTGCGCGAGGCCGAGGAGGAGACCGGGGTCGTCCCGTCCGGCGTCCGGCCGGTCGCGGTGCTGCCGGAGCTGTTCGTCCCGGTGTCCGGGTTCGCGGTGACGCCGGTGCTGGCGCACTGGGCGGAGCCGTCGCCGGTGCACGCGGTGGACCCGGCCGAGACGGCGTCCGTCGCCCGGGTGGCCGTCGCCGACCTGGTCGACCCGGCGAACCGGTTCACGGTCAAGAAGGCCGGCGCGCCGTGGAAGGGGCCGGCCTTCGAGGTCAGCGGCCTGTTCGTGTGGGGGTTCACCGCCGGGTTGCTGTCCGTCCTGCTGAGCCTGGGAGGCTGGGAGCGCGAATGGGACCCGGGCGACGTCCGGGACCTCGACGAGGCGCTGGCCGCGTACCGAGCACGCGTCCTGAACGAGGGGTGA
- a CDS encoding MarP family serine protease, with amino-acid sequence MNWVDVLVLLLALLAAVSGAYQGVIIALPSLVGVVLGAIVGIKLAPVVVSFFDDPVWKVAFAVATVVFLVAFGEAIGVYVGRKLRQKIRPDKLSGVDKTLGAVVQAVVVFVVAWLIATPLTTVSGLPGLAKAINGSVVLGKVNDAMPEAAQGFPSQLRKLLDASGFPSIMDPFEKAPTADTSPPDPALQSSGTVQQLHGSVVKIRGSASSCSRSLEGSGFVISPQRVMTNAHVVAGTDTVGIETTQGDYPARVVYFDPEVDIAVLAVPRLRAEPLQFAPETARAGDSAIVLGYPLDGPYRATPARVRGRINLRGPDIYEANTVQRDVFTVRAEIRSGNSGGPMVTPDGKVIGVVFGAAVEDPETGFTLTAEQVRAEVDAAPSQTSNVSTGSCAA; translated from the coding sequence GTGAACTGGGTCGATGTGCTGGTCCTGCTGCTGGCCCTGCTGGCGGCGGTGTCCGGTGCGTACCAGGGCGTGATCATCGCGCTGCCGTCGCTGGTCGGCGTCGTGCTCGGCGCGATCGTCGGCATCAAGCTGGCGCCGGTGGTGGTCTCGTTCTTCGACGACCCGGTGTGGAAGGTCGCCTTCGCGGTCGCGACCGTCGTGTTCCTGGTCGCGTTCGGCGAGGCGATCGGCGTCTACGTGGGCCGCAAGCTCCGGCAGAAGATCCGGCCGGACAAGCTCTCCGGCGTCGACAAGACGCTCGGCGCGGTCGTGCAGGCCGTGGTCGTCTTCGTGGTCGCGTGGCTGATCGCGACGCCGCTGACCACCGTGTCCGGCCTGCCGGGCCTGGCCAAGGCGATCAACGGCTCGGTGGTGCTCGGCAAGGTCAACGACGCGATGCCGGAGGCCGCGCAGGGCTTCCCGAGCCAGCTGCGCAAGCTGCTCGACGCGTCCGGTTTCCCGTCGATCATGGATCCGTTCGAGAAGGCGCCGACCGCGGACACCTCGCCGCCGGACCCCGCCTTGCAGAGCAGCGGGACCGTCCAGCAGCTGCACGGCAGCGTGGTCAAGATCCGCGGCAGCGCCAGCTCGTGCTCGCGGTCCCTCGAAGGCAGCGGGTTCGTGATCTCGCCGCAGCGGGTGATGACGAACGCGCACGTCGTGGCCGGCACGGACACCGTCGGCATCGAGACGACCCAGGGCGACTACCCGGCCCGTGTCGTCTACTTCGACCCGGAGGTCGACATCGCGGTGCTGGCCGTGCCGCGGCTGCGCGCCGAGCCGCTGCAGTTCGCCCCGGAAACGGCGCGGGCGGGCGACAGCGCGATCGTGCTCGGCTACCCGCTCGACGGCCCGTACCGGGCGACGCCGGCCCGCGTGCGCGGCCGGATCAACCTGCGCGGCCCGGACATCTACGAGGCCAACACCGTCCAGCGGGACGTCTTCACGGTCCGCGCGGAGATCCGCAGCGGCAACTCGGGCGGCCCGATGGTGACCCCGGACGGCAAGGTCATCGGCGTCGTCTTCGGCGCGGCGGTGGAGGACCCGGAGACGGGCTTCACGCTGACGGCCGAGCAGGTCCGCGCCGAGGTCGACGCGGCGCCGTCGCAGACGTCGAACGTGTCGACCGGCTCCTGCGCCGCCTAA
- a CDS encoding TlpA family protein disulfide reductase, with translation MTRVTKWALAAAVLAVALIVALLPRGGGDTAAKPAEDLGPARSAAALQPCPAPGAGKPVKQLEGVRADCLGDGASVDVGQALAGAPVLVNVWASWCQPCRTELPVLQEYAKQPGAVRVLGVQVQSPAKDGLDLLARLGVHLPSVFDGDGGTGPVRTALEVPSALPASYLVTAAGEVRFIANPRTFGNTDQVRAAVEGAS, from the coding sequence GTGACGAGAGTCACCAAGTGGGCGCTGGCCGCGGCGGTGCTGGCGGTCGCGCTGATCGTCGCGCTGCTGCCCCGCGGGGGTGGCGACACCGCCGCGAAGCCGGCCGAGGACCTGGGCCCGGCCCGGTCCGCGGCGGCGCTCCAGCCGTGTCCCGCGCCGGGCGCCGGCAAGCCGGTGAAGCAGCTCGAAGGCGTCCGGGCGGACTGCCTCGGCGACGGCGCGAGCGTCGACGTCGGCCAGGCGCTCGCCGGGGCTCCGGTGCTGGTCAACGTGTGGGCGTCGTGGTGCCAGCCGTGCCGCACCGAGCTGCCCGTGCTCCAGGAGTACGCGAAGCAGCCGGGTGCCGTGCGCGTGCTCGGCGTCCAGGTGCAGAGCCCGGCGAAGGACGGCTTGGACCTCCTCGCGAGGCTGGGCGTGCACCTCCCGTCGGTGTTCGACGGGGACGGCGGCACCGGCCCGGTCCGGACGGCGCTCGAGGTGCCCTCGGCGCTCCCGGCGTCCTACCTGGTCACCGCGGCCGGCGAGGTCCGGTTCATCGCGAATCCCCGCACCTTCGGGAACACTGACCAGGTGCGCGCGGCAGTCGAGGGAGCATCGTGA
- a CDS encoding GntR family transcriptional regulator, with translation MKYVAIADELRGRIARGELSPGARVPSTRRLAADHGVAMATAAKALALLGQEGVIRAEPRSGTVVAGRESRGSQRGLTRDRLVRTAIDIADAEGLGALSMRGVAARLGVAPMAPYRYVRGRDELVLLMADAAFGERGYPAKQSGDWRERLTLGGRTLWSLFKRHPWLAQLGPITRPLPLRNLATHGEWALSALSELGVDAATLCDLHVLFFSHVQGMAVHLEREQSALASSGLTGDDWMDHQGPAVAAMAAGHPTFARMLADLTETGYDLVLDDIFESGMRALLDGLALRYGR, from the coding sequence GTGAAGTACGTGGCCATCGCCGACGAGCTGCGCGGCCGGATCGCGCGGGGCGAGCTGTCGCCGGGTGCGCGGGTGCCGTCGACCCGGCGGCTCGCGGCCGACCACGGCGTCGCCATGGCGACCGCGGCCAAGGCACTCGCGCTGCTGGGGCAGGAAGGCGTCATCCGCGCGGAGCCGCGGTCGGGGACGGTCGTCGCCGGCCGCGAAAGCCGCGGCAGCCAGCGCGGGCTGACCCGCGACCGGCTCGTGCGCACGGCCATCGACATCGCCGACGCCGAGGGGCTCGGCGCGCTGTCGATGCGCGGGGTCGCGGCCCGGCTCGGGGTCGCCCCGATGGCGCCGTACCGGTACGTGCGCGGCCGGGACGAGCTGGTGCTGCTCATGGCCGACGCCGCGTTCGGCGAGCGCGGCTATCCGGCGAAGCAGTCGGGCGACTGGCGCGAACGGCTGACGCTCGGCGGCCGCACGCTCTGGTCGCTCTTCAAACGCCACCCCTGGCTGGCCCAGCTCGGGCCGATCACGCGGCCGCTGCCCCTGCGCAACCTCGCCACCCACGGCGAGTGGGCGCTGTCCGCGCTGTCCGAGCTCGGGGTCGACGCCGCGACCCTGTGCGACCTGCACGTCCTGTTCTTCAGCCACGTCCAGGGCATGGCGGTCCACCTGGAACGCGAACAGAGCGCGCTGGCGTCGTCCGGGCTGACCGGGGACGACTGGATGGACCACCAGGGGCCGGCCGTCGCGGCGATGGCGGCCGGGCACCCGACGTTCGCCCGCATGCTCGCGGACCTGACCGAGACCGGCTACGACCTGGTCCTCGACGACATCTTCGAGTCGGGCATGCGGGCGCTGCTCGACGGCCTCGCCCTGCGCTACGGGCGTTAG
- a CDS encoding MFS transporter, translated as MSQSASHESRTSLADYRTALTTRAARRPAVASVLARLPIAMIGISALLYVQRETGSFAAAGLVSAGSLVGVSIGAVVQGKLIDRFGPTRPLLVVALLSALAMTALVTAIESHAATPVLVALGAVTGLSEPMVGSASRALWTRLLPPGGARNAAFSYEAISMEVFFILGPGVAGLLVLAPWAGTGLVLGVALQFTGAVLFALSPAVRAWGPSPASSGSLLGALASPGMRTLALAALGFGVVIGFVEVAVPASATEAGAPSFGGLLLSAWSLSSVAFGVAYSLRPWPRKLGLRLPALLGGFGALVALLAWPSSLWGLALMMLLAGALITPQSTAHSAAIELVAPSGTAAEAFGWVLTAVTLGLAGGQSISGYIVEHAGPGPAFLAASVAGVVLAAAVWLLRGTVRPVAQPATATSPALVGAGH; from the coding sequence GTGTCCCAGTCTGCCTCCCACGAAAGCCGTACGTCCCTCGCCGACTACCGCACCGCGCTGACGACCCGCGCGGCCCGGCGGCCCGCCGTCGCGTCCGTGCTCGCCCGCCTGCCGATCGCCATGATCGGCATCTCGGCCCTGCTCTACGTCCAGCGCGAGACCGGTTCCTTCGCCGCTGCCGGGCTCGTCTCGGCCGGTTCACTCGTCGGGGTGTCGATCGGCGCCGTCGTGCAGGGCAAGCTGATCGACCGGTTCGGGCCGACACGGCCGCTGCTCGTCGTCGCGCTGCTGTCGGCGCTCGCGATGACGGCGCTCGTGACGGCGATCGAGTCGCATGCGGCGACGCCCGTGCTCGTCGCACTGGGCGCGGTCACCGGGCTGTCGGAACCGATGGTCGGGTCGGCGTCGCGGGCACTGTGGACACGACTGCTCCCGCCGGGTGGCGCGCGCAACGCGGCGTTCTCCTACGAGGCGATCAGCATGGAGGTCTTCTTCATCCTCGGCCCCGGTGTCGCCGGGCTGCTGGTGCTGGCGCCGTGGGCGGGAACCGGCCTGGTGCTGGGCGTCGCGCTGCAGTTCACCGGCGCGGTGCTGTTCGCGCTGAGCCCCGCGGTGCGGGCCTGGGGGCCTTCGCCGGCTTCGTCCGGCTCCCTGCTGGGCGCGCTGGCGAGCCCGGGCATGCGGACGCTGGCGCTCGCCGCGCTCGGCTTCGGCGTGGTGATCGGGTTCGTCGAGGTCGCCGTGCCGGCGTCGGCCACCGAGGCCGGTGCTCCCTCGTTCGGCGGGTTGCTGCTGTCGGCGTGGTCGCTGAGCTCGGTCGCGTTCGGCGTCGCGTACAGCCTGCGCCCGTGGCCGCGGAAGCTGGGCCTGCGCCTGCCGGCGCTGCTCGGCGGCTTCGGTGCACTGGTGGCGCTGCTCGCCTGGCCGTCCTCGCTGTGGGGGCTGGCCCTGATGATGCTGCTCGCGGGCGCGCTGATCACACCGCAGTCGACGGCGCACTCGGCGGCGATCGAGCTGGTCGCCCCGTCCGGCACCGCGGCCGAAGCGTTCGGCTGGGTGCTGACGGCGGTCACGCTGGGGCTGGCCGGCGGCCAGTCGATCAGCGGCTACATCGTCGAGCACGCGGGCCCGGGCCCGGCGTTCCTGGCGGCGAGCGTGGCCGGGGTGGTGCTCGCGGCGGCGGTCTGGCTCCTGCGCGGAACGGTCCGCCCGGTCGCCCAGCCGGCGACGGCCACCTCGCCCGCGTTGGTCGGCGCCGGCCACTGA
- a CDS encoding glutaredoxin family protein, whose product MSNVEVEFYWRPGCGFCAALDRPMSRSGFNIRKINIWEDPSAAARVREVANGNETVPTVIVGSTAMVNPSFAEVEAAVKAASAA is encoded by the coding sequence ATGAGCAACGTCGAAGTCGAGTTCTACTGGCGCCCGGGGTGCGGGTTCTGCGCCGCACTGGACCGGCCGATGTCGAGGAGCGGCTTCAACATCCGCAAGATCAACATCTGGGAGGACCCGTCCGCGGCCGCGCGCGTGCGCGAGGTCGCGAACGGTAACGAGACGGTCCCGACCGTCATCGTCGGGTCGACGGCCATGGTCAACCCCTCCTTCGCCGAAGTCGAGGCCGCGGTCAAGGCAGCTTCGGCGGCCTGA
- a CDS encoding carboxylesterase family protein, translating to MIVETTTGRVRGDRGAFKGIPYATAKRFEAPTLPKPWSGVKDALEPGPAAPQPPSRLEHALGPMPLPQSEDCLSLNVFTPSTAGSRPVLVWIHGGGFSSGSGGQVWYTGTRLAREADVVVVTLNYRLGALGFLSADGIPPNLGLADQLAALEWVRDNIAAFGGNPADLTLGGQSAGAQSALALWSSPRANGLIKRIALQSAPLGMRPSTRDEAAAATEKLLEALGSSDIRTVPVERLLAAQLAVPGKPGSIEPPFQLVADDDLVAADLIEAAPPGPALISWTREELRAFVPDAPQETIEAANSFFTSDRLAKKLDAVTYRFDWQAPGNRFGACHCVDIPFLFGTHDVWAAPMLEGAPKGLEADTRLREVWAAFLHGTRPAHIRPPKLP from the coding sequence ATGATCGTCGAAACCACCACCGGACGGGTTCGCGGCGACCGAGGCGCGTTCAAGGGAATCCCTTACGCCACCGCGAAACGCTTCGAAGCGCCGACGCTGCCGAAGCCGTGGAGCGGGGTGAAAGACGCGCTCGAACCCGGGCCTGCCGCACCGCAACCGCCGTCGCGCCTGGAGCACGCGCTCGGGCCGATGCCCCTGCCGCAGAGCGAAGACTGCTTGTCGCTCAACGTCTTCACGCCGTCGACCGCCGGGAGCCGGCCGGTGCTGGTGTGGATCCACGGCGGCGGGTTCTCCAGCGGTTCGGGCGGCCAGGTCTGGTACACCGGCACGCGCCTGGCCCGCGAGGCCGACGTCGTCGTCGTGACGCTCAACTACCGCCTCGGCGCCCTCGGCTTCCTGAGCGCCGACGGGATTCCGCCGAACCTCGGGCTCGCCGACCAGCTCGCCGCGCTGGAATGGGTGCGGGACAACATCGCCGCGTTCGGCGGGAACCCGGCCGACCTCACCCTCGGCGGGCAGTCGGCCGGCGCGCAGTCGGCGCTCGCCCTGTGGTCGTCGCCCCGCGCGAACGGCCTGATCAAGCGGATCGCGTTGCAGAGCGCGCCGCTCGGCATGCGACCGTCCACAAGAGACGAAGCCGCGGCGGCCACCGAAAAACTACTCGAAGCGTTGGGCAGCAGCGACATCCGGACGGTCCCGGTCGAGCGGCTGCTGGCCGCGCAGCTCGCCGTACCGGGCAAGCCGGGCTCGATCGAGCCGCCGTTCCAGCTGGTCGCCGACGACGACCTCGTCGCCGCCGACCTGATCGAGGCCGCCCCACCCGGGCCCGCGCTGATCAGCTGGACGCGGGAAGAGCTGCGCGCCTTCGTCCCCGACGCTCCGCAAGAAACCATCGAGGCCGCGAACAGCTTCTTCACCAGCGATCGGCTGGCGAAGAAGCTGGACGCCGTCACCTACCGCTTCGACTGGCAGGCGCCCGGCAACCGGTTCGGCGCCTGCCACTGCGTCGACATCCCGTTCCTCTTCGGCACCCACGACGTCTGGGCCGCGCCGATGCTCGAAGGCGCCCCGAAAGGCCTCGAAGCAGATACCCGGCTGCGCGAAGTGTGGGCCGCCTTCCTCCACGGAACGCGGCCCGCCCACATCAGGCCGCCGAAGCTGCCTTGA
- the nth gene encoding endonuclease III, which produces MKRCLDDVYPGAHCELDFTTPLELLVAVVLSAQTTDVRVNLVTPALFKRYRTAADYAGADRTELEEYLRSTGFYRAKANSVMGLGAALVERFGGEVPAKLDDLVTLPGVGRKTANVVLGNAFDVPGITVDTHFGRLVRRWGWTAEEDPVKVEHAIGELIPRKEWTMLSHRVIFHGRRVCHAKKPACGACPLARDCPSYGTGPTGFEEAAKLVKGEEKDHILALAAPR; this is translated from the coding sequence ATGAAGCGTTGCTTGGACGACGTGTATCCCGGCGCCCACTGTGAGCTCGACTTCACCACACCCCTGGAACTGCTGGTCGCGGTCGTCCTGTCCGCGCAAACCACCGACGTCCGGGTGAACCTCGTCACGCCCGCGCTGTTCAAGCGGTACCGGACCGCCGCCGATTACGCGGGCGCCGACCGCACCGAACTGGAGGAGTACCTCCGGAGCACCGGCTTCTACCGGGCCAAGGCGAACTCCGTGATGGGGCTCGGCGCGGCGCTGGTCGAGCGCTTCGGCGGCGAGGTGCCGGCCAAGCTCGACGACCTCGTCACCCTGCCCGGCGTCGGCCGCAAGACCGCCAACGTCGTGCTCGGGAACGCCTTCGACGTCCCCGGCATCACCGTCGACACGCACTTCGGCCGGCTGGTCCGGCGCTGGGGCTGGACGGCGGAGGAGGACCCGGTCAAGGTCGAGCACGCGATCGGCGAGCTGATCCCCCGCAAGGAGTGGACGATGCTCTCGCACCGGGTGATCTTCCACGGCCGCCGCGTCTGCCACGCCAAGAAGCCCGCCTGCGGCGCCTGCCCGCTCGCCAGGGACTGCCCGTCGTACGGCACCGGCCCGACCGGCTTCGAGGAAGCCGCGAAACTGGTCAAAGGCGAGGAAAAGGACCACATCCTGGCGCTGGCGGCGCCCCGGTGA
- a CDS encoding VOC family protein — translation MHIDHTVFLTRQYAETWRRYEELGFTLSPPSRHFASRTGDGELVPSCTANRCAYFGDSFLELIGVVDEAAGDPWRVLPILDARGDGLHGCSFGVDDSEAAERRLREAGLSNSGVLKLQRDVELPEGTRTARFRSVHIRRDRTPEGILHTAEHLTPEYVHQPRYLGHPNGARGVAGILLVVPDDEVGAYRDRYAVITDANQLVDVVGVSDLDAVLPGEIPKELPFFAAHGVVVADLAKARKLVEEHVPATTRAGGFFVRAEDAGGAALYFEEAR, via the coding sequence ATGCACATCGACCACACCGTCTTCCTGACCAGGCAGTACGCCGAAACCTGGCGGCGCTACGAAGAACTCGGCTTCACGCTCAGCCCGCCGTCGCGGCACTTCGCCTCCCGCACCGGTGACGGCGAGCTCGTGCCGAGCTGCACCGCGAACCGCTGCGCCTACTTCGGGGACTCGTTCCTCGAACTGATCGGCGTCGTCGACGAAGCCGCCGGCGATCCGTGGCGCGTCCTGCCCATCCTCGACGCTCGCGGCGACGGCCTGCACGGCTGCTCCTTCGGCGTCGACGACTCCGAGGCAGCCGAACGCAGACTCCGCGAAGCCGGGCTTTCGAACTCGGGTGTACTGAAGCTGCAGCGGGACGTCGAGCTGCCCGAAGGCACCCGCACCGCGCGCTTCCGCAGTGTCCACATCAGACGGGACCGCACGCCCGAGGGCATCCTGCACACCGCCGAGCACCTCACCCCGGAGTACGTCCACCAGCCGCGTTACCTCGGGCACCCGAACGGCGCGCGCGGCGTCGCCGGGATCCTGCTGGTCGTGCCCGACGACGAGGTCGGCGCGTACCGGGACCGCTACGCCGTGATCACCGACGCGAACCAGCTGGTCGACGTCGTCGGGGTGAGCGATCTCGACGCCGTCCTGCCTGGCGAGATCCCGAAAGAACTCCCCTTCTTCGCCGCGCACGGCGTGGTCGTCGCGGACCTCGCGAAGGCGCGGAAACTGGTCGAGGAGCACGTCCCCGCCACCACGCGGGCCGGCGGGTTCTTCGTCCGCGCCGAGGACGCGGGTGGCGCCGCGCTGTACTTCGAGGAGGCACGATGA